The following coding sequences are from one Bacillota bacterium window:
- the rplJ gene encoding 50S ribosomal protein L10: MPAKEQKPVIVQDIKAKLAKARSAVLTDYRGLNVAESTTLRRRLKAEGVDFQVIKNTLLNIAAGELGLEDMGSMLEGPTAVALSYDDPAIAAKLIATFAKEAKKMEIKGGLLEGKIVGADEMKRVADLPSREVLLGQVLAGAMAPLYGIATVASAPLRNLAYALNSLKELRESQA; this comes from the coding sequence TTGCCAGCCAAAGAACAGAAACCTGTGATTGTTCAAGACATCAAGGCCAAGCTAGCCAAGGCGCGTTCTGCGGTGCTCACTGACTACAGGGGGCTCAACGTCGCTGAGAGCACCACCCTTCGCCGTCGCCTCAAGGCTGAGGGCGTGGACTTCCAGGTCATAAAGAACACTCTCCTTAACATAGCTGCGGGAGAGCTAGGCCTGGAGGACATGGGGTCGATGCTGGAAGGGCCTACTGCTGTGGCCCTGAGCTACGATGACCCTGCCATTGCTGCCAAGCTCATCGCTACGTTCGCCAAGGAAGCCAAGAAGATGGAGATCAAGGGTGGCCTGCTGGAAGGCAAGATTGTCGGGGCCGATGAGATGAAGCGGGTTGCTGACTTGCCCAGCAGGGAGGTGCTTCTGGGTCAAGTCCTGGCCGGAGCCATGGCGCCCCTATATGGCATTGCCACGGTTGCCTCAGCGCCCCTCAGGAACCTGGCGTATGCCCTCAACTCCCTGAAGGAACTCAGAGAATCTCAGGCATAA